A genome region from Bradysia coprophila strain Holo2 chromosome X unlocalized genomic scaffold, BU_Bcop_v1 contig_98, whole genome shotgun sequence includes the following:
- the LOC119070579 gene encoding DDB1- and CUL4-associated factor 10 homolog: protein MTIFSWLNKREQGNINKHIGEEDTIHKSIYSSIEPYNNWTDPSSEHGGVYNLEFSPDGSLLVAACEKKSVVLFDPITNRKTNSIPNAHSDCVNCVKFIDGRLFATCSDDSTVALWDTRNLKSKVRSLHGHLNWVKNIEYSKKDNLLVTSGFDGSIFTWDINSSTEQGYTYQKVFHTAGLMRCRISPDASKLVICTTGGYLIIVHNLDLQMLAKDLHGFRPNIHRLMQLGRQLIPYAASFKHLFSKSVQRNRVELISDFPRENDAEVISSLQIHPQGWCALSRNISYDETSEWTCVHDIQEWANVDDEDLSSNLNENNLVGESSSTSSDEDGPRVTQPPRNVPAEIEPLHHPDIWAAEMTFRERALGLRRRSTTGVGTTNVYGIYGIRSGVLPVRLLDHNDTSSDETGVDNQKPFHDMMIMSQNEKRMLYFIQEPNRGKGFIKELCFSSDGRIIGSPHGMGFRLLAFSDTCTEIPNALPENHKAQMLTEIKFIKCHSDIVVSTKFSPRHSLVVTGCLGGKVVWHQPTF from the exons ATGACTATATTTTCTTGGTTAAATAAACGGGAACAAggaaacataaataaacacaTCGGCGAAGAGGACACCATtcataaatcaatttattcgTCCATTGAACCATACAACAATTGGACAGACCCGTCGTCCGAACACGGTGGCGTttataatttagaattttctcCAGATGG ATCATTGCTAGTCGCTGCATGTGAAAAGAAATCGGTCGTGCTATTCGACCCGATAACAAATCGCAAAACAAATTCTATCCCAAATGCTCACTCCGATTGTGTCAACTGCGTcaa GTTCATTGACGGTCGTCTGTTCGCAACATGCAGTGATGATTCTACGGTAGCTCTATGGGATACGAGGAATCTCAAATCGAAAGTTCGTTCACTGCATGGCCATTTGAATTGGGTGAAGAACATAGAATATTCAAAGAAAGACAATTTGCTCGTCACCTCAGGTTTTGATGGAAGCATTTTCACGTGGGACATAAATTCCAGTACCGAACAGGGCtacacatatcaaaaagtatttcacaCCGCTGGATTGATGCGATGTCGTATAAGTCCGGATGCCAGTAAGCTGGTCATCTGTACGACTGGTGGATATTTGATTATTGTGCATAATCTGGATTTGCAAATGTTAGCCAAGGACTTACATGGATTTAGG CCAAATATTCATCGACTGATGCAACTAGGACGACAGTTAATTCCGTATGCTGCCAGTTTCAAACACTTATTTTCCAAGTCTGTACAAAGAAACAGAGTTGAGCTTATAAGCGATTTTCCGCGTGAAAATGATGCAGAAGTTATAAGTTCACTTCAG ATTCACCCGCAAGGATGGTGTGCCCTTAGTCGAAATATTAGCTACGATGAAACCTCGGAATGGACTTGCGTCCATGACATTCAGGAATGGGCAAATGTCGACGACGAGGATTTGTCCAGCAATTTGAACGAAAACAATTTGGTTGGTGAGAGTAGTTCAACCAGCAGCGATGAGGATGGACCGCGTGTGACACAACCGCCGCGGAATGTACCGGCTGAAATCGAACCGTTACACCATCCTGACATTTGGGCAGCTGAAATGACTTTTCGCGAAAGAGCTCTAGGTTTGCGAAGACGCAGTACGACCGGCGTGGGCACGACAAATGTTTACGGTATTTATGGCATTCGAAGCGGTGTGCTACCGGTACGGCTGTTAGACCATAACGACACATCGTCCGATGAGACCGGCGTCGACAATCAGAAACCGTTCCACGACATGATGATCATGTCGCAAAATGAGAAACGAATGCTGTACTTTATCCAAGAGCCGAACCGGGGCAAAGGTTTCATCAAGGAATTGTGTTTCTCGTCGGATGGACGGATTATCGGTTCACCGCATGGAATGGGATTTCGTTTGCTGGCATTCTCGGACACGTGTACGGAAATACCGAATGCTCTACCTGAAAATCATAAAGCACAAATGCTAACTGAaatcaaattcattaaatgccATTCCGATATCGTCGTTAGTACCAAATTTAGTCCGAGACATTCACTTGTTGTTACGGGATGCCTGGGCGGAAAGGTTGTATGGCATCAgccaacattttga